Proteins from one Coleofasciculus chthonoplastes PCC 7420 genomic window:
- a CDS encoding polyprenyl synthetase family protein, producing MANFSLTDRDVTELTRFQELLPDVRSYVRQHAPSDWPEFRSVLTAVTDEPLSALAILPLASCAAVGGNPQEAIPVSAAWVVLSLAMRILDDLQDQDRPDALWATIGLARSFNFSAALYALCNELLAQAAWTPELYRVINQHFSQTGLHLLKGQDRDLRNLTLTIEDYWHTIEEKNASAFVLACTAGGLCGPDNPKLLDACRRFGYHLGLALQLFDDFEGIWGQSGRGDLVMGKITLPVIYGLNVAHNRRDELQKLIDDASLAKESERIREILDQINTRDFMIWTALQERKKAVAALEPCPGQQGVTALTAYVTTIFAHIEDVLR from the coding sequence GTGGCTAATTTTAGCCTAACCGATAGAGATGTTACTGAATTAACGAGATTTCAAGAACTGCTGCCAGATGTACGCAGCTACGTTCGGCAACATGCACCATCTGACTGGCCTGAGTTTCGCTCAGTTTTGACGGCTGTCACGGATGAACCCTTAAGTGCGCTAGCAATTTTGCCGTTGGCAAGTTGTGCGGCAGTGGGCGGTAATCCACAAGAAGCGATTCCAGTAAGTGCTGCTTGGGTAGTCCTCAGTTTAGCCATGCGTATCTTAGATGATTTGCAGGATCAGGATCGACCTGATGCGCTGTGGGCAACAATTGGTTTGGCTCGCAGCTTTAACTTCAGTGCAGCCCTCTATGCGTTATGCAATGAACTCCTGGCTCAAGCTGCATGGACTCCTGAGCTTTATCGAGTAATTAATCAACACTTTTCTCAAACAGGACTGCACTTATTAAAAGGTCAAGATCGGGATCTACGCAATCTAACTCTCACTATTGAAGACTACTGGCATACGATAGAAGAAAAAAATGCTAGTGCCTTTGTTTTAGCTTGTACTGCTGGTGGACTTTGTGGTCCTGATAACCCAAAACTTCTTGATGCCTGTCGCAGGTTTGGATATCATCTTGGATTGGCTCTACAGTTGTTTGATGATTTTGAAGGAATTTGGGGACAATCTGGCAGGGGTGACTTGGTAATGGGTAAGATAACATTGCCAGTTATTTACGGTCTCAACGTAGCCCATAATCGGCGTGATGAACTCCAGAAACTAATCGATGATGCTAGTTTAGCGAAGGAATCAGAACGGATTCGTGAGATTCTCGATCAGATTAATACTCGTGATTTTATGATTTGGACAGCTTTGCAAGAGCGTAAAAAAGCGGTTGCAGCTTTGGAACCCTGTCCAGGTCAGCAGGGGGTTACGGCTTTAACTGCTTATGTAACTACAATTTTTGCCCACATTGAGGATGTTTTGAGGTAG
- a CDS encoding eCIS core domain-containing protein, producing the protein MYKPLQKKNSSWTPTTAQKKSKSPSKLGHFSIQPKPNQKSSQSQEIGEYSRDSADRLAANVMRSLEAKGSQETETPTVQPQSESRISVADVVGQRMSTLTPRTLTPQVRMTSEVVPENPIQRQCADCASEQQEQSAEAEKEVEQISLAANGIQAKVTVGAPGDKYEVEADTVARQVMSMPAPVKNQPIQREGIAEENVEEVQAKPIAAFITPLVQREMALEKQEEVQAKATSDGAFETSSNVETQLNTSKGGGSPLSNEVRSFMEPRFGADFSSVRVHTDSAAVQMSQELGAQAFTHGSDVYFGEGKSPGNNELTAHELTHVVQQNGTTIERKEASNKVQKQDNESLHQPIVENAPASAISIRDFIALVEAEERKYSPEEQTNTKLMITRLRKIFYDREGWDNYLIEGAKDIEAPYTTEHQEKERFTLAIPFWFNDFDVVRQEHNVKDSQGNTPDIASNQEISLEDGSYIDLGHVFAGLDALNYPQSVQAPVLSSIGIDDNVDAVTWVGDLGSVLAEIQFEWIRNDNQISSTEMQAIINEYASPQDMLGNIDTYVIDQQFDIDETSGGRKVSEILREYYLNGSTDQGTPSRDRRYSIFAQAVGLNNWDGTNFSNESEWIDRYTDQVNDAAALYVGANSEGTLGLPGRVGFVLGMSTNAGARTLVETFLNALKQRIALEPTN; encoded by the coding sequence ATGTATAAACCCCTACAAAAGAAAAATTCCTCCTGGACTCCAACAACGGCACAGAAAAAGAGCAAGAGTCCGTCTAAATTAGGGCATTTTTCGATTCAACCCAAGCCAAATCAGAAATCGTCTCAGTCGCAGGAAATAGGGGAGTATTCCAGAGACTCGGCGGATAGACTAGCCGCGAATGTGATGCGAAGTCTGGAAGCTAAGGGGTCTCAGGAGACAGAAACGCCAACAGTGCAGCCTCAGTCCGAATCCAGGATTTCAGTTGCTGATGTCGTCGGACAAAGAATGTCCACCCTAACGCCACGCACCCTGACTCCACAAGTAAGAATGACTTCTGAAGTCGTGCCAGAAAACCCAATTCAAAGGCAATGTGCAGATTGTGCCTCTGAACAACAAGAGCAATCAGCCGAAGCTGAGAAAGAAGTTGAGCAAATATCCTTGGCAGCGAATGGAATTCAGGCAAAGGTAACAGTTGGTGCGCCTGGGGATAAGTATGAGGTGGAAGCTGATACCGTAGCGCGTCAGGTGATGTCAATGCCTGCACCTGTCAAAAATCAGCCAATTCAACGGGAAGGGATAGCCGAGGAAAATGTAGAGGAAGTGCAAGCCAAGCCAATCGCTGCTTTTATTACTCCCCTAGTGCAACGGGAGATGGCATTAGAGAAGCAAGAAGAAGTTCAAGCTAAGGCAACCTCAGATGGCGCCTTTGAGACAAGCAGTAATGTAGAGACTCAGTTGAATACCTCTAAGGGTGGTGGTAGTCCTTTATCGAATGAGGTGCGAAGCTTCATGGAGCCGCGCTTTGGTGCAGATTTTAGCTCAGTGCGGGTGCATACGGATAGTGCGGCGGTGCAGATGAGCCAGGAGTTAGGCGCACAGGCGTTTACTCATGGGAGTGATGTTTATTTTGGCGAAGGGAAGTCGCCGGGGAATAATGAATTGACGGCACATGAGTTGACTCATGTGGTGCAGCAGAATGGTACTACGATAGAGCGCAAAGAAGCTTCAAATAAAGTTCAGAAGCAGGATAATGAGTCGCTGCATCAACCCATTGTAGAAAATGCTCCAGCTTCAGCTATATCAATTCGGGATTTTATCGCTCTCGTAGAAGCAGAGGAACGAAAATATTCCCCGGAAGAACAGACAAACACAAAACTCATGATTACCCGACTCAGGAAAATTTTCTACGATAGAGAAGGCTGGGATAATTATTTAATTGAAGGTGCTAAGGATATTGAAGCACCTTATACAACAGAACACCAGGAAAAGGAACGCTTCACTTTGGCGATTCCTTTTTGGTTTAACGATTTCGATGTAGTGAGACAAGAGCATAATGTAAAAGATAGCCAAGGTAATACTCCTGATATCGCCAGCAACCAGGAAATTAGTTTAGAAGATGGTAGTTATATAGATCTGGGTCATGTCTTTGCTGGTCTAGATGCTTTAAACTATCCTCAGTCAGTTCAAGCTCCTGTGTTATCTTCTATTGGTATTGACGACAACGTTGATGCTGTCACTTGGGTAGGAGACTTAGGTAGTGTATTAGCAGAAATTCAGTTTGAATGGATTCGTAACGACAATCAAATTTCCAGTACAGAAATGCAAGCTATTATCAATGAGTATGCCTCTCCTCAAGATATGCTTGGCAATATTGATACTTATGTCATTGATCAACAATTTGATATTGATGAAACATCAGGAGGCAGAAAAGTATCGGAAATTTTGCGAGAGTACTATCTTAATGGAAGCACGGATCAGGGAACGCCGAGTCGCGATAGACGTTACAGTATTTTTGCTCAAGCGGTTGGTCTAAACAACTGGGATGGTACAAACTTTTCTAATGAGTCAGAATGGATAGACCGCTACACTGATCAAGTCAATGATGCAGCGGCTTTGTATGTAGGGGCAAATTCAGAAGGTACACTTGGTCTTCCAGGAAGAGTTGGTTTTGTTTTGGGAATGTCAACGAATGCAGGGGCTAGAACTCTGGTAGAAACTTTTCTGAATGCCTTGAAACAGCGCATAGCTTTGGAGCCAACTAACTAG
- a CDS encoding polymorphic toxin type 34 domain-containing protein has protein sequence MSSEAAGDTNKINRIKATQKAKRCRHSRYSRDS, from the coding sequence ATGTCGTCGGAAGCTGCTGGAGATACCAACAAAATCAACAGAATCAAAGCAACCCAAAAAGCAAAAAGATGTAGGCACAGTCGCTATAGTCGCGATAGTTAG
- a CDS encoding HEAT repeat domain-containing protein has translation MQDTRINKLIEKCASGEPKEQAFALQELVKMKADSAVPVILELLHSSDEGIRFCAAEALGDLGENEIESVGCALINLLVDPKELVRSGATDSLGILAYKPARDSIESLLLNDSAPLVRASAAETLGDLGDPDALDTLKSAMQDPDEAVRSYAANSLGLVGKPDLLPQLQTYIESEDSLEVKAELLAAKYRLGDTEAMKSLLTFLENADEDLATVMLNILGDLIDRKIPLTITSDASEICQVLNLLEKRFPLLAHHSQSIIAKLAVLKSQSNQV, from the coding sequence ATGCAAGATACTAGGATTAATAAGTTAATAGAAAAGTGTGCTTCTGGCGAACCTAAAGAGCAAGCTTTTGCACTTCAGGAATTAGTCAAAATGAAAGCTGATTCGGCTGTCCCCGTGATATTAGAATTACTGCATTCTTCTGATGAGGGAATTCGCTTCTGTGCAGCAGAAGCTCTTGGTGATTTGGGAGAAAACGAAATTGAATCTGTTGGCTGTGCACTTATAAACTTACTAGTCGATCCAAAAGAGCTGGTTAGATCGGGGGCAACAGATTCCTTGGGAATACTTGCTTATAAACCAGCAAGAGATTCAATCGAGTCATTGTTACTTAACGATTCGGCTCCCCTGGTTCGGGCGTCAGCAGCAGAAACGCTTGGAGATCTAGGAGATCCTGATGCTCTAGATACTTTAAAATCAGCAATGCAAGATCCTGATGAAGCAGTTCGGTCTTATGCAGCTAACTCCCTCGGACTTGTAGGTAAACCCGATCTATTACCACAGCTTCAAACTTACATTGAATCAGAAGATTCCCTAGAAGTTAAAGCTGAACTATTAGCAGCTAAATACAGGCTTGGTGACACGGAAGCCATGAAATCGCTATTGACTTTTTTGGAAAATGCGGATGAAGATTTAGCTACCGTTATGCTCAATATATTAGGTGATTTGATAGATCGCAAAATACCCTTAACAATTACTTCTGATGCATCCGAAATTTGTCAAGTATTGAATTTACTTGAAAAGCGTTTCCCACTATTAGCTCATCATAGTCAGAGCATTATAGCAAAATTAGCCGTGTTAAAATCACAATCTAATCAAGTGTAG
- a CDS encoding HhoA/HhoB/HtrA family serine endopeptidase: MRLTTLFPRLRQISAYLIAIATGVLLTVGFYNVSPSHAEPILTNEPESPIVLAQRPPITNIGGSFVTAAVNQVGPAVVRIDTERTVTRRLDPFFDDPFFRRFFGEDAFPQMPQERRLRGQGSGFIIDPTGVVVTNAHVVDRADKVTVILKDGRQFEGNVQGVDEITDLAVVKIDGNNLPVVTLGDSTNVQVGDWAIAVGNPLGLDNTVTLGIISTLQRSSAEAGIPEKRLDFIQTDAAINPGNSGGPLLNQQGQVIGINTAIRADAMGIGFAIPINKAKEITAKLMRGEKVVHPFIGIRMTTLTPQLAQENNRDPNSSFMVPEVNGVLVVQVVPDSPAAAGGMRRGDVVTAINGQSVTSAEQLQRLVENSGVNQVLQIKVVRGNQTKTLSVRTREMQETT, from the coding sequence ATGCGATTGACAACGTTGTTCCCTCGATTACGCCAAATCAGCGCTTATCTGATCGCGATCGCGACAGGTGTTCTGTTGACGGTTGGGTTTTATAATGTCTCACCCTCTCACGCTGAACCGATTTTGACAAATGAACCCGAATCCCCAATAGTTCTCGCCCAACGCCCACCCATTACCAATATCGGCGGCAGTTTTGTCACGGCGGCGGTGAATCAAGTCGGACCTGCTGTAGTACGAATTGACACAGAACGTACAGTGACACGCCGCCTCGATCCATTTTTTGATGATCCCTTCTTCCGGCGGTTTTTCGGGGAGGATGCATTTCCCCAAATGCCCCAAGAACGCCGTCTGCGGGGTCAAGGATCTGGGTTTATTATTGATCCCACTGGTGTAGTTGTCACCAATGCCCATGTGGTGGATCGGGCAGATAAGGTAACGGTGATTCTCAAAGACGGACGCCAGTTTGAAGGAAATGTCCAGGGTGTCGATGAAATCACAGATTTAGCGGTGGTCAAAATTGATGGCAACAATTTGCCAGTTGTCACATTGGGAGACTCGACTAACGTACAAGTTGGGGATTGGGCGATCGCGGTGGGGAATCCCTTGGGGTTAGATAATACCGTGACGCTAGGGATTATCAGTACCCTCCAGCGATCGAGTGCAGAAGCCGGGATTCCCGAAAAACGACTTGATTTCATTCAAACTGATGCGGCGATTAACCCTGGTAATTCGGGGGGTCCACTGTTAAACCAACAGGGACAAGTGATTGGCATTAATACCGCCATTCGTGCGGATGCGATGGGGATTGGGTTTGCCATTCCCATCAATAAAGCTAAAGAAATTACTGCCAAATTGATGCGCGGTGAAAAAGTTGTCCACCCGTTCATCGGTATTCGCATGACTACCCTAACCCCTCAATTGGCGCAAGAAAACAATCGCGATCCAAATTCCTCGTTTATGGTACCGGAAGTGAATGGGGTTTTAGTCGTGCAAGTTGTACCAGACTCTCCAGCAGCAGCAGGAGGTATGCGTCGTGGGGATGTTGTCACCGCCATTAATGGACAATCGGTGACAAGTGCAGAACAGTTGCAACGTTTGGTTGAGAATAGTGGTGTGAATCAAGTTCTCCAAATCAAAGTGGTGCGGGGGAATCAGACGAAAACGTTATCAGTGCGGACAAGGGAAATGCAAGAAACGACTTAG
- a CDS encoding metal-sensing transcriptional repressor: MINETYTRSDSDQHSLNQSFHTSHGEHDHDHDGSTHAHVHDEESLRRIVNRLSRIEGHIRGIKTMVQESRPCPDVLVQVAAVRGALNRVARVILDEHLTECIGRAAEEGNMEAEIEQLKTALDRFLP, from the coding sequence TTGATTAATGAAACCTATACTCGGTCAGACTCAGACCAACATTCGCTAAATCAATCCTTCCACACCAGTCATGGTGAGCATGATCATGATCATGATGGATCAACCCACGCCCATGTTCACGATGAGGAGTCTCTGCGGCGAATTGTCAATCGGCTTTCTCGAATTGAGGGACATATCCGAGGGATTAAGACGATGGTACAGGAAAGCCGTCCCTGTCCAGATGTGCTGGTGCAAGTTGCCGCCGTGCGAGGTGCATTAAATCGAGTTGCCCGAGTTATTTTAGATGAGCATTTAACTGAATGTATCGGTCGGGCGGCGGAGGAAGGTAACATGGAGGCGGAAATCGAACAATTGAAGACCGCGTTAGATCGATTTTTACCCTAG
- a CDS encoding Rpn family recombination-promoting nuclease/putative transposase, producing MKFISPKVDYAFKKIFGSDQSQEILISFLNAIIYSNKNVIRSLTILNPYNPGKVRELKESYLDVRAILYDGSTVIIEMQVSSTKAFDKRVAYNLAKTYANQLGVGEGYWLLNPVIAINIADFIMFQETPKVVTKFIFKEEEESFKYKAVELQLIFIELPKFNKTLSELNSLTDKWIYFIKEAATWESIPASLAEVSAIEKALNIANQANLTVEELEELERRAIMLQDETGRILQAKDEGILQGKLGVVIAFLQQRFGEIPKNISWKIEGLSGKDLERLVQTILSFNSLEDLSSWLEQGTSAE from the coding sequence ATGAAATTTATCAGTCCTAAAGTCGATTATGCGTTTAAAAAAATATTTGGTTCTGACCAAAGCCAAGAAATACTGATTAGCTTTCTCAATGCCATTATTTATAGTAACAAAAACGTTATTCGTTCTTTAACTATTCTAAACCCATACAATCCTGGTAAAGTTCGAGAGTTAAAGGAGAGCTATTTGGACGTGAGAGCCATTTTGTATGACGGCTCGACTGTTATTATTGAAATGCAAGTATCCAGCACAAAAGCTTTTGATAAACGGGTCGCTTACAACCTCGCTAAGACTTACGCAAATCAGTTAGGCGTTGGCGAAGGTTACTGGCTGTTAAATCCAGTAATTGCTATAAATATTGCTGATTTTATCATGTTTCAAGAAACCCCTAAAGTTGTGACAAAGTTTATTTTCAAAGAAGAGGAAGAGTCATTTAAGTATAAAGCTGTAGAATTACAACTCATTTTCATAGAATTACCAAAATTCAATAAAACCTTGTCTGAGTTAAATAGTTTGACGGATAAGTGGATTTACTTTATTAAAGAAGCAGCAACCTGGGAAAGCATTCCCGCCTCCTTAGCGGAAGTATCTGCAATAGAGAAAGCCCTAAATATCGCGAATCAAGCGAATCTCACCGTAGAAGAATTGGAGGAATTGGAGCGGCGAGCAATAATGTTACAAGATGAAACAGGGCGAATCCTTCAAGCTAAAGATGAAGGAATTCTACAAGGAAAGCTCGGAGTAGTAATAGCTTTTCTCCAGCAGCGTTTTGGCGAAATTCCTAAAAACATTAGCTGGAAAATCGAAGGTTTGTCTGGGAAAGATTTAGAACGTTTAGTCCAGACAATTTTAAGCTTTAATAGCCTGGAAGATTTGTCGAGTTGGCTGGAACAAGGTACATCGGCAGAATAA
- a CDS encoding DUF1517 domain-containing protein, translating into MNRLQRMNFKTLLATALCLSLINSVDLEVSRDRISPLLDFRNDAYARSSGGRSGGGSFSRGSSSRSGSSSSSRSSSPSRSSSPSRSSSPPSSSRTSPSQSNPTHRGTTGGRASGGTLNKPTSPTPTQTKPNQPSPSSTHPSRTSYPAYGHGHNSVELEIEIENDDNDFQNYPSTSYPGTTSAPPPQNQTLPDSATTDSAPPVQPNQSLTNPGSTNSTTPPPATAPATNPTQAVNSTKSANSLPVLIVLLFFGVGIFLVVYLLIRLILSLLKRRKAVTNELDNDIVTVSKLQVALFAHTPNLQSELSELTLTVDTTTPEGLLELLQESALVLLRHSDTWSHVLSSSQSVDIEEAKTLFTQLSVEERSKFSAETLSNVGGRVRQKVPVMPNAQEDPAAYIVVTLLVGTADDHPLFDDIRSVEVLNQALNKVASVRPEYLMTVELLWSPQSQDDSLTYDELLTEYTDMIQII; encoded by the coding sequence ATGAATCGGCTACAACGGATGAACTTTAAGACGTTATTGGCTACCGCTCTTTGTTTAAGCCTAATTAACAGTGTAGACCTAGAGGTATCGCGCGATCGCATTAGCCCATTGCTCGATTTCCGTAATGACGCCTATGCTAGAAGCAGTGGGGGACGCAGCGGTGGCGGTTCCTTTAGTCGCGGTTCATCCTCACGTTCGGGTTCCAGCAGTAGCAGCCGTTCATCTTCCCCTAGCCGTTCATCCTCCCCTAGCCGTTCATCCTCCCCTCCATCATCGTCGAGAACATCTCCATCTCAATCTAATCCTACCCATAGGGGAACAACCGGGGGACGAGCTAGTGGCGGGACATTAAACAAACCCACATCTCCAACTCCGACTCAAACCAAGCCGAATCAACCGAGTCCCTCATCAACCCATCCCAGTCGTACCTCTTACCCAGCTTATGGACACGGACATAATTCGGTGGAACTGGAAATTGAAATCGAAAATGACGATAACGATTTCCAGAATTATCCCTCAACATCCTATCCAGGGACAACTTCAGCACCGCCTCCCCAAAATCAAACCCTTCCGGATTCAGCGACAACGGATTCAGCACCCCCTGTACAACCCAATCAAAGCCTGACCAATCCGGGCTCAACTAATAGTACAACTCCACCGCCAGCTACCGCGCCAGCCACGAATCCAACTCAAGCGGTGAACTCCACGAAATCAGCGAACTCTTTACCCGTCTTGATTGTTTTACTATTTTTTGGTGTCGGTATTTTCCTGGTTGTTTATCTACTAATCCGGTTAATTTTGTCTCTCCTCAAACGCCGAAAAGCCGTCACCAATGAACTAGATAATGATATTGTCACGGTGAGTAAATTACAGGTAGCCTTATTTGCTCATACCCCAAACTTGCAATCAGAGTTATCGGAACTCACCTTAACTGTCGATACAACGACTCCCGAAGGCTTACTCGAACTGCTGCAAGAATCGGCGTTAGTTTTGCTACGTCATTCAGATACCTGGAGTCATGTTTTAAGCAGTTCGCAAAGCGTTGATATCGAAGAAGCAAAAACACTATTTACCCAACTTTCGGTAGAAGAACGCAGCAAATTTAGTGCCGAAACCCTCAGCAATGTTGGCGGACGAGTGCGGCAAAAAGTTCCGGTAATGCCCAATGCTCAGGAAGACCCAGCGGCTTATATTGTCGTGACACTCTTAGTTGGAACAGCAGATGATCACCCGTTATTTGATGACATTCGTTCAGTCGAGGTACTAAATCAGGCATTAAATAAAGTCGCGTCAGTGCGTCCTGAATATTTGATGACCGTGGAACTGCTTTGGAGTCCTCAGAGTCAAGACGATAGCCTAACTTATGATGAATTGTTGACGGAATATACAGATATGATTCAAATCATTTAA
- a CDS encoding DegT/DnrJ/EryC1/StrS family aminotransferase → MNPLPPETIPFVDLTLQHQPIQGDIEQAIQTVIQRGDFVLGQALAELEAAFAAASGAEYGVGVASGTDAIALGLQANGIGAGDEVIVPANTFIATLIGVLEAKATPVLADCDPNTALIDLNAAQKAITPKTKAIIPVHLYGQMVSPPQSLNFAHSHNLLLFEDAAQAHLAQRDGYRAGSVGKAAGFSFYPSKNLGAFGDGGIALTSDPDVYQTLRSLRNYGAPRKYYHSELGKNSRLDSIQAAVLNAKLPHLSQWNQSRNAAAQYYDQLLAPLADKGIIPIQNQSGTGHVYHLYVIRITAACSLTREMVQEKLNAAGIQTGIHYPLPCHLQPAYHYLGYQEGDFPHAETLCQEILSLPMYPGISNAQIERVVDCLNSLL, encoded by the coding sequence ATGAACCCCTTACCCCCAGAAACCATCCCCTTTGTTGATCTAACGCTGCAACACCAGCCGATTCAAGGGGACATTGAACAAGCGATTCAGACGGTTATCCAGCGCGGCGATTTCGTTTTAGGTCAAGCATTAGCCGAGTTAGAAGCGGCATTTGCGGCGGCGTCTGGTGCAGAGTATGGTGTCGGTGTCGCTTCCGGGACAGATGCGATCGCGCTAGGATTACAAGCAAATGGGATTGGTGCAGGTGATGAAGTGATTGTTCCTGCCAATACGTTCATCGCCACTCTCATTGGTGTGCTTGAGGCAAAGGCGACGCCCGTCTTAGCCGATTGTGACCCCAACACCGCCCTGATTGACTTGAATGCAGCGCAAAAAGCCATCACTCCCAAAACCAAGGCAATTATACCCGTTCACCTCTATGGTCAGATGGTATCACCGCCGCAATCACTCAACTTTGCCCATAGCCATAACCTGTTACTCTTTGAAGACGCCGCCCAAGCCCATTTAGCCCAACGGGATGGGTATCGGGCGGGTTCGGTGGGTAAAGCCGCTGGTTTTAGCTTTTATCCGAGTAAAAATTTAGGCGCGTTTGGCGATGGCGGAATCGCCCTGACGAGTGATCCCGATGTCTATCAAACCTTGCGATCGCTGCGGAATTATGGCGCACCTCGTAAATATTATCACTCAGAACTGGGCAAAAATAGTCGTTTAGATTCCATCCAAGCAGCGGTTCTCAACGCCAAGTTACCCCATTTGTCCCAATGGAATCAGTCTCGCAACGCCGCCGCCCAGTATTATGACCAATTATTAGCCCCCCTAGCCGACAAAGGGATTATCCCCATCCAAAACCAAAGCGGTACGGGTCATGTGTATCATCTGTACGTGATTCGGATTACCGCCGCCTGTTCCCTGACTCGTGAAATGGTGCAAGAGAAACTCAATGCAGCCGGGATTCAAACGGGTATCCATTATCCCCTCCCTTGCCATCTCCAACCCGCTTATCATTATTTGGGCTATCAAGAGGGTGATTTCCCCCACGCCGAGACCCTGTGCCAGGAAATTTTATCATTGCCTATGTATCCTGGAATAAGTAACGCTCAAATTGAGCGAGTGGTTGATTGCTTAAATAGCCTGTTGTAA
- the crtB gene encoding cyanoexosortase B yields the protein MQLGQKIPIAIDRHLWDGAIAALLIILYAPLLIHWYDGWLNKSISIEHEYFSHGLIGLPFAAYIAWTHRQQWQAIPDKSNYIGLGLLAVGGVFYLSGQSELVNISFPTVLAGLCLWFKGIPGLRLQSFPLLLVILATPTAFPYLIEPYALPLQRFIAGVAGFLLIQFGIDVNVVGINLFVGGRIVEVAPHCAGLKMLFTSLYVSLMLLYWSGAWISRQKTTLLLIGAVLVSVIGNIIRNTLLTFFHGTGMDGAFHWLHESWGGDLYSAGMLGMLVILLKVIERSVDAEPQTPDSVSEGD from the coding sequence ATGCAACTTGGACAAAAGATTCCCATTGCCATTGACCGTCACCTGTGGGATGGTGCGATCGCAGCTTTACTGATTATCCTCTATGCGCCCCTACTCATCCACTGGTATGATGGCTGGCTAAATAAAAGTATTAGCATTGAACATGAATACTTTAGCCATGGTTTAATTGGACTGCCTTTTGCCGCCTACATCGCCTGGACTCATCGCCAGCAGTGGCAAGCCATCCCGGATAAATCGAATTATATTGGGTTAGGATTACTGGCAGTTGGTGGTGTCTTTTATCTGTCGGGTCAATCGGAACTGGTTAATATTTCCTTTCCCACGGTTTTAGCCGGACTTTGTTTGTGGTTTAAAGGGATTCCGGGTTTACGCTTACAAAGCTTTCCCCTACTTTTGGTAATTTTAGCAACACCAACGGCATTTCCTTACTTAATCGAACCCTACGCCTTACCCCTACAGCGCTTTATTGCCGGAGTTGCGGGATTTCTTTTGATTCAATTTGGCATTGATGTTAATGTTGTCGGCATTAACTTATTTGTCGGCGGACGAATTGTCGAAGTCGCCCCTCACTGCGCTGGATTAAAGATGCTGTTTACCAGTTTATATGTGAGTTTAATGCTGTTGTACTGGAGTGGGGCGTGGATATCACGACAGAAGACGACATTGTTGCTCATTGGTGCGGTGTTGGTTAGTGTAATTGGTAATATTATCCGCAATACCCTACTCACATTCTTCCATGGTACTGGGATGGATGGAGCGTTCCATTGGCTGCATGAAAGTTGGGGCGGGGATCTGTATTCGGCGGGGATGTTAGGAATGTTAGTGATTTTACTTAAAGTCATTGAACGTTCTGTTGATGCCGAACCTCAAACCCCTGATTCTGTATCTGAGGGAGATTAA
- a CDS encoding cyanoexosortase B system-associated protein has translation MKANLMKSSRLRQVIKRLRFNRAIVLLLLLVIVAIGALPSYFTGNWSWIEPPRFANFSSIKVVQIEGLEIPGWETLEQRTVTLGGHKWSYQEIKGDLDKPVLLLLRPPNGPIDQPQVEWMDINGVFQWKTDSHQRLNFTVETQSNQAQVNARLFRAWTQQQTFAVVQWYAWATGGHPATRQWFWVDQIAQLKRQRVPWVAVSIQIPMEPLGDLADAKPIAESLSQTVQKTLMTEPLAGED, from the coding sequence ATGAAAGCCAATCTCATGAAATCCTCAAGACTGCGCCAGGTGATTAAACGCCTGCGATTCAACCGTGCGATCGTGTTACTGTTGTTGTTGGTTATTGTCGCGATCGGGGCATTACCGAGTTATTTTACAGGCAACTGGTCGTGGATTGAGCCACCCAGATTTGCTAATTTCAGTAGCATCAAAGTGGTGCAAATTGAGGGGTTAGAGATTCCAGGCTGGGAAACCTTAGAGCAACGAACTGTTACCTTAGGGGGGCATAAATGGTCGTATCAGGAAATTAAGGGCGACTTAGATAAACCTGTATTGTTATTATTACGTCCTCCTAATGGTCCGATTGATCAACCTCAGGTTGAATGGATGGATATTAATGGTGTCTTTCAATGGAAGACAGATTCCCATCAACGCTTAAACTTTACCGTTGAAACGCAATCAAACCAGGCGCAAGTTAATGCCCGTCTCTTTCGCGCTTGGACTCAACAGCAAACCTTCGCCGTTGTTCAATGGTACGCTTGGGCGACAGGGGGTCATCCTGCTACCCGACAATGGTTTTGGGTTGACCAAATTGCCCAGTTAAAGCGTCAGCGAGTACCATGGGTAGCGGTTTCTATCCAGATTCCGATGGAACCGTTAGGGGATTTGGCAGACGCCAAACCTATCGCTGAATCTCTCAGTCAAACTGTGCAAAAGACGTTGATGACAGAACCGTTGGCGGGAGAGGATTAA